The sequence below is a genomic window from Sphingomonas crusticola.
GGCTCTTCGCGCGCCCCCCTGCCCCATCGGGTGCGGCACCGCGGATGAGCTGGGGGAGGACCACATTCTCCTCGGCCGTAAAATCGGGAAGCAGGTGATGGAATTGATAGACGAAACCGATCGCATCGCGGCGCAGGCGGGTGCGGCCATTGTCGTCGAGCTGACTCGCCTCCTCGCCCCCAATGCGGATCGAGCCGGAGAAGCCGCCTTCGAGCAATCCAACCGCCTGCAATAGCGTCGACTTGCCCGAGCCCGAGGGGCCGAGCAGCGCAACGATCTCGCCTTGGGCGAGCGCCAGATCGACGCCGCGCAGCACTTCGATCGTGCGGTCGCCTTGCACGAAGGCACGGCTCAGCCCTGCGACGACGAGCGGATCACTCATAACGCAGGACCTGGACGGGATCGGTGCGCGCGGCACGCAGCGCCGGATAGAGGGTGAACAGGAAAGCCAGGAT
It includes:
- a CDS encoding ABC transporter ATP-binding protein, whose product is MSDPLVVAGLSRAFVQGDRTIEVLRGVDLALAQGEIVALLGPSGSGKSTLLQAVGLLEGGFSGSIRIGGEEASQLDDNGRTRLRRDAIGFVYQFHHLLPDFTAEENVVLPQLIRGAAPDGAGGRAKSLLSALGLAERLDHRPSQLSGGEQQRVAVARALANRPALVLADEPTGNLDEATADRVLGEFLRLVREEGAAALVATHNERLAARMDRVLRLHEGVLA